The nucleotide window TCAGCGAACTGCGCATCGATGACCGGCGATTGGTTGCCGACGGCGAGCCGTTTGGCGCAGCCGGGCCGTACGAAACGCTGACGGGGCGCGCGAGCTTCGCGCTCGACCCGGCGCAGCCGCTGAACGCGCCGATCTGCGACCTGGCGCTGGCGCCGCGCGACGCCGCCGGCCGCGTGCGTTTCAGCGCCGATCTCTGGATCGTGCGCCCGAGCGAGGCGGCGCGCGGCAATGGCACGCTGCTCTTCGACGTGCTCAACCGCGGCAACAAGACGGCGCTGCGCCTCAACAACGCGCTCGTCAACAACCGCCCGCAGCGCGCCGAGCACCTCGGCGACGGCCTGCTCATGCGCCGCGGCGTCACGATCGCCGCCTGCGCCTGGCAGTGGGACGCGACGGACGGGCTGGGGCGCATGACGATGCAGGCGCCCTCCGCGCCGGTCTCCGGCCCGGTGCGCTGCCAGTTCGTGCCCGGCAGGCAGACGGCGCTGATGCCGCTGGCCGATCGCGACCACCTGCCGCTGGAGCCGGCCGACCCCGAGCAGCCGGACGCGGTGCTGACCGTGCGCGATGCGCCTTTCGACCCGCCGCGGCCGTTGCCGCGCGGCGCCTGGCGCTTCTGCGGCCGGCCAGCAGCGGAGAACGGCGGGACGCCGGCGCCGGGCCGCTCGCACCTCTGGCTGGAGGGCGGCTTCGCGCCCGGCCGCATCTACGAGGTGGTCTTCCGCGGCGAGAACCCGCCGCTGGCCGGCCTCGGCTTCGCCGCCGTGCGCGACTTCGTCTCCTGCCTGCGCTACGAGCGGGGCGAAGCGAATCCGCTGGCCGAACAGGGCGGGCCGCTGCCGGCGCGGGCGATCGCCTGGGGCGTCTCGCAGAGCGGCCGCTTCCTGCGCCATTTTCTCTACGAAGGCTTCAACGAGGACGAGACGGGCCGGATGGTGTTCGACGGCGTGCTCTGTGACATCGCCGGTGCGCCGCGCGGCTCGTTCAACCACCGCTTCGCCCAGCCCTCGCGCTTCGACCGCGGCCACGAGGGCAACGGCTACCCCACCGAGCAGTATCCCTTCCACGACCTGCCCGTGCCCGATCCGCTCAGCGGCCGCAACGCCGGTCAGCTCGACCGCCTGCTGGCCCGCGGCCGCGCGCCGAAGCTCTTCTACACCAACAGCTCGAACGAGTACTGGGCGAAGGGCGCCTCGCTGATCCACACCGACCCGCTGGGCACGCGTGACGCGCCGCCGGCCGAGAACGTGCGCATCTACCACTTCGCCGGCACCGGGCACGTCGCCGGCCCCTTCCCGCCCGGCGCGGCGGGCAACCAGCCCGGCGTGGCCGATCCGATCGGCCGCTATCCGGCCACGCCGGTCGATCGCCGCGCGTCGCTGCGGGCGCTGTTCCTCGCGCTCGAAGCCTGGGTGCGGGACGGCTCGGAGCCGCCGGCGAGCTGCTATCCGCGCCTCGCCGACCGCACGCTGGTGAGCGGCGCGGCCGCGGCGAGCCAGTGGCCAGCAGTGCCCGGCGTGCGCTTCCCCCCGGGCTCGCGCCCGGCCTACGAGCCGGACTACGGCCCCGACTGGCCGCGCGGCGTTATCGCGCAGGAGCCGCCTGCCGCGGGCCGCGAGTATCCCACGCTGGTGCCCGCGCTCGACGCCGACGGCAACGAGCTGGGCGGCATCCGCCTGCCCGAGGTCGCCGTGCCGCTGGCGAGCTACACCGGCTGGAACCTGCGCCACCCCGACACGGGTGCGCCGGAGGCGCTGGCGAACGTGCTGGGCAGCATCTTCCCCTTCGCGGCGACACCGGAGCAGGCCGCCGCGCAGGGCGATCCGCGCCGCAGCATCGCCGAGCGGTACACCGACCGCGACGACTACCTGCAACGCGTGCGCGCCGCTGCCGATGAGTTGATCGCCCGCCGCCTGCTGCTCAGCGAAGACCTGCCGGTCGTGATGGAGCGAGCCGCAGCCGGCTGGGCGCTCTTCGCGCAGCCCGCTGCCGCGGCCGCCGCCGCCAGCCGCCCGGCGTAGCCTCGCCTCGCTGCACGCCCCACCTCACGCCAGCGCGTGCAGGTCGGAGAACTGGCGCAGCAGCCAGTTGAGGATGTCGTCGGCGGCGACCAGCTCGCGCAGGCCGGCGGCGCGGCGGCGGCGCTCCTCGGCCGGCATCTCCAGGGCGTCGCGCAGGGCGCGCACGGTGCCCTCGATGTCGGCCGGCGCCAGCGGCAGCGCCAGGCCACCGAGTTGTTCATAGGCGCCCGCCGTCTCGGAGAGCAGCAGCACGCCGTCGCGCGTGTTCACGAGGGGCCCTTCTTTGGCGACGAGGTTCATGCCGTCGATCACGGGGTTCACCATCAGCACGTCGTACTGCTTCATCGCGGCGATCGCCTGCGCGTAGTTGTTCTCGTAGAAGCGCACGATCGGCTGCCAGCCGGCTTCGCCGTACTCGTCGTTGATCGCCTCGATCAGCTCGAAGACCTCGTCGGTGTACGTCTGGTAGAGGCCGACGTCCGTGCGCGAGGGCACGATGCATGCCAGCATTTGCGTCGTGCGCCGGTACTCCGGGTGGCGTTGCAACAGCAGATCGTAGGCACGGAAGCCGCGCAGCAGGTTCTTGCTCGGCTCCGCGCGGTCCACACGCACGATCGTACGCCGGGTGAGCAGCGGCGCCAGGCGCCGCTCGTAGTCGCCCACGGCTTCCGAGCCGGCGAACTCCTGCAAGCCGCCCGCATCGATGGCGATCGGATAGGCCCGCACCAGCGTCAGGTGGCCCTCCCACCAGACGGTGGAGCGGCGGTAATCGACCTCGACGCCGGGCAGAAACGATTCTGCTCCCTGCAGGAAGTTGCGGGTGTCGCGCACCGTTTGCAGGCCGATCACATCGGCGCCGCAGAGATGACCGAAGATCTGATCGCGCATCGTCCGCGGCAGCAATGCCCAGTAGCGCGGGTCGGGCCAGGGAATGTGGGTGAAGTGCTGGATGACTGCGCCGGGAAGCTGCTCGCGCACCAGCCTGGGCGTGAGATAGAGATGGTAGTCCTGCAACATCACGTACGGCGGCTGGGTGTCCGCGGCGGCCTCCTCCGCGATCGCCGCGGCGAAAGCCGCGTTGGCCGGCGCGTAGCCGTTCTCCCATGCCTCGTAGATCGAGCGGCTGATGTTGGGATTGCGCGGCGTGTTCCACATGTAGTGCTGCAAGAACCAGAGCTGCTGATTGCAGATTACGTTGTAGAACTGGTGATAGCTGCGCGGCGGCAGCGTCACGAAGCGGACACGCATGCCGTCTTCACCCAGCGGGACGGCGCGGCCGTCCGCGGCGATCGCGTGGTCGCCGTCGGTCATGGCCGAGGCGATCCAGGTCAGCTCGGCGAAGTGGCTGACGGCGGCCAGCGCCGTCACCAGGCCGCCGCTGCCACGTGAGCTGGAGAGCGAGCCGCCGTCCTCGATCTGGAACTCGGCCGGGCCACGGTTGCTGGCGATCAGCAGCCGCCGCGTGGCCAACATGCGCTCCGCCAGCTCGCGCAGCGCCGTTTCCGGTATGCGCGCCTCCTGCACGCCGTCGTCCCTTCACTCGCTGCTTCGTGAACGGCTATTCCGCCGAGGCAGCGACACGCTAGCACCGCCCCGAAAGCGGCGTCAACGCCCGATCGGATCGGCCCTCGACCCTCACCTCATTTCACATACCCCTCGCCCAATCCTGGGCGAGGGGCGATCGTGCGCAGCACGACTCGGACGGTGTCGGGCTAACCGCAGGAGAACCGGAACGCTTCAGGCTGGATCGTCTCCTTCCCTCATCCCAGATCGCGCTTCGCGCGATGTTGCAAATTGGGGGAAGGAGAGAAGAGAGGATGAGGGCCGAGCGGGCGCACCGTTATGCAAAGGCCTCGCGCCGTACTGCCGTGCTGCAGTTGCCGGAGCCGGGGCCGGCTTGTTACCCTGTAATCGAGCCGGCCGATTGGGCGGTGTGCGGCGAGCCTTTAAGTGGGTCCTGTGAGGCCCGCAAGGAGCGCGGTGTGGTTGTGCCCCTGCTGCCTGGCGGCTTCCACGTGGCCCGGCGTGTGCATTCCCCGGCCTCCCGTTCGAGGGAGGTTTTTTCATGAGCGGCCGCGAGTTGATGACGGCGGACGACGTGCGCCGCGCCGTGGTGCGCCTCTCGCACGAGATCGTCGAAGAGGCGCACGGCGCCGGCGGCCTCGTGCTCGTCGGCCTGCACACGCGCGGCGTGCCCCTGGCCCGGCGCATGGCCGGGCTGATCGACGGCTTCGAGAACACCGCCGTCCCCTGCGGCGCCCTGGATGTCAGCCTGCACCGCGACGACCTTGGCCGCCGCGGCGTGCGCCCCGCCTTGCACCGCAGCGATATCCCCGTGGGTATCGCCGACAAAGACGTCGTGCTGGTGGACGACGTGCTCTACACCGGGCGCACGATCCGCGCCGCGCTCGACGCGCTGATCGACTTCGGCCGGCCGCGGCGCATCCTGCTGGCGGTGCTGGTGGACCGCGGCCACCGCGAGCTGCCGATCCGCGCTGATTTCGTCGGCAAGAACGTGCCGACACGGCGAGACGAAGAGGTCCAGGTCTTGCTGCGGGAGACGGACGGCCGCGACGCGGTGCTGCTGCTGGCGCGGGAGGGCGACTGATGGCACGCGACGATTTGCAACTGGTCCGGATGAATGGTTCGGCCGGGCACGGCGCCGCCGCCCTTGAAACCGGTGGCTCGCGGGACACGGCGGCCGGCGCCCCGGCGGCTGTGACGACGGCGCCGACCGTCCCCGCCACGGGCCGCTGGCGCCATCGCCACGTGCTCGACCTCGACGACTTCAGCCGCGACGAGATCGAGTACGTGCTCGAAACGACCGACGCCATGCGCGAGGTGCTGGCGCGCGATGTGCCGCGCGTGCCCGCCCTGCGCGGCACGACCGTGGCGACGCTGTTCTACGAGGCCAGTACCCGCACCCGCGCCTCCTTCGAGCTGGCGGGCAAGGTGCTCGGCGCGGACGTGATCAACGTCAGCGCCAGCGGCAGCAGCGTGGAGAAGGGCGAATCGCTGGTCGACACCGTGAAGACGCTGCGTGCGATCGGTGTCAACATCCTTGTGATGCGCCATAAGAGCAGCGGCGCGCCGTATCTTGCCGCGGCGCACACCGACGCGGCGGTGCTCAACGGGGGCGACGGCTGGCACGCGCATCCCACGCAGGCGCTGCTCGACCTCTACACGATGCAGAGCCGGCTCGGCAGCCTGCGCGGCCGGCGCGTTGCCATCGTCGGCGACATCGCCCACAGCCGCGTCGCCCGCTCCGACATCTGGGGGCTCTCCGTCATGGGCGCCGAGATCGTGCTCTGCGCCCCGCCAACCTTGCTGCCCGCGGGGCTCGGCCGCCGCGTGCAGACGGAGCAGGAAGAGATCGCGCTGCCCGGCGTGACGATCGAGCCGCAGATCGAGCGGGCGCTGCGCGGCGCCGACGTGGTGATGACCTTGCGCCTGCAGCATGAGCGCATGCAGGCTGGCCTGCTGCCCAGCCTGCGCGAGTATTCGCGCCGCTACGGCATCAGCAGCGAGCGCGTGGCGCTGGCCGCGCCGCACGCGCTGGTGATGCACCCCGGCCCGATGAACGAGGGCGTGGAGATCGCGCCGGATGTAGCCCGCTCGCTGCAGTCGGTGATCGAGGAGCAGGTGACGAACGGCGTCGCCGTGCGCATGGCGCTGCTCTACCTGATCGGGCGCGGCGCGTAGCCGCCGGCAAGAAACGGCAGGAGGCCGGCATGGGTTCGCTGCTGATCCGCGGGGCGCGGCTGATCGACCCGGCGCGGGACATCGATCGCGTGGAAGACGTGCGCTTCGTCGATGGCCGCGTCGTCGCCGGAGCAGACGGGCCGGCCGAGCGCGTGCTGGACGGCGCCGGGCTGGTGCTGGCGCCCGGCTTCGTGGACCTGCACTGCCACCTGCGCGAACCGGGCCAGGAGTACAAGGAGACGATCCGCACCGGCCTCGGGGCGGCCGTGCGCGGCGGCTTCACCACCGTCTGCGCCATGCCCAACACCGAGCCGGCGACGGACAACCGCTCGGTGGTCGAGTTCGTGCTGCGCACGGCCCGGGCCGCCGGCCTCGCCCGCGTGCTGCCGATCGGCGCCGTCACGCTGGGCCGCGCCGGTAAGCAACTGGCGGAGCTGGCGGAGCTGGCCGAGGCGGGCTGCATCGCCTTCAGCGACGACGGCAGCCCCGTGGCCGACGCCGAGCTGATGCGGCGGGCGCTCGAATACGCCTCCGGCCTCGGTCTGGCGGTGATCAACCATTGCGAGGAGCCGTCGCTGGCGAAGGGCGGCGTGCTGCACGAGGGCTGGGTGAGCACGCGCCTCGGCCTCAAAGGTCAGCCCGCCGCGGCCGAAGAGGCGATGGTGGCGCGCGACTGCGGCCTTGCCGAACTCACCGGCGCTCACGTGCACATCGCTCACGTCAGCACCGCCGGCTCGATCGTCGTCGTCGCCGCCGCAAAGGCCCGCGGCGTGCACGTCACGGCCGAGGTCACGCCGCACCACCTCACCCTCACCGACGAGGCCGCGCTCTACGGCCCGCCCGGCTCAGGCGTGCCGGCCTACGACACGGCCGCGCGCGTCAATCCGCCCCTGCGCGGCCGTGCGGACCGCGACGCCTGCCGCCGTGCCCTGGCCGAGGGCGCGATCGATTGCGTGGCCACCGACCATGCGCCGCACGCCCTCACAGATAAAGAATGCGAGTTCGACCAGGCGGCGCCGGGCATCAGCGGCCTGGAGACGGCGCTGCCACTGCTGCTGGAGTTGGTGCAGGCGGGCGAGCTTTCGCTCAGCCGCGCGATCGA belongs to Dehalococcoidia bacterium and includes:
- a CDS encoding alpha/beta hydrolase domain-containing protein; this encodes MLSELRIDDRRLVADGEPFGAAGPYETLTGRASFALDPAQPLNAPICDLALAPRDAAGRVRFSADLWIVRPSEAARGNGTLLFDVLNRGNKTALRLNNALVNNRPQRAEHLGDGLLMRRGVTIAACAWQWDATDGLGRMTMQAPSAPVSGPVRCQFVPGRQTALMPLADRDHLPLEPADPEQPDAVLTVRDAPFDPPRPLPRGAWRFCGRPAAENGGTPAPGRSHLWLEGGFAPGRIYEVVFRGENPPLAGLGFAAVRDFVSCLRYERGEANPLAEQGGPLPARAIAWGVSQSGRFLRHFLYEGFNEDETGRMVFDGVLCDIAGAPRGSFNHRFAQPSRFDRGHEGNGYPTEQYPFHDLPVPDPLSGRNAGQLDRLLARGRAPKLFYTNSSNEYWAKGASLIHTDPLGTRDAPPAENVRIYHFAGTGHVAGPFPPGAAGNQPGVADPIGRYPATPVDRRASLRALFLALEAWVRDGSEPPASCYPRLADRTLVSGAAAASQWPAVPGVRFPPGSRPAYEPDYGPDWPRGVIAQEPPAAGREYPTLVPALDADGNELGGIRLPEVAVPLASYTGWNLRHPDTGAPEALANVLGSIFPFAATPEQAAAQGDPRRSIAERYTDRDDYLQRVRAAADELIARRLLLSEDLPVVMERAAAGWALFAQPAAAAAAASRPA
- a CDS encoding trehalose-6-phosphate synthase, coding for MQEARIPETALRELAERMLATRRLLIASNRGPAEFQIEDGGSLSSSRGSGGLVTALAAVSHFAELTWIASAMTDGDHAIAADGRAVPLGEDGMRVRFVTLPPRSYHQFYNVICNQQLWFLQHYMWNTPRNPNISRSIYEAWENGYAPANAAFAAAIAEEAAADTQPPYVMLQDYHLYLTPRLVREQLPGAVIQHFTHIPWPDPRYWALLPRTMRDQIFGHLCGADVIGLQTVRDTRNFLQGAESFLPGVEVDYRRSTVWWEGHLTLVRAYPIAIDAGGLQEFAGSEAVGDYERRLAPLLTRRTIVRVDRAEPSKNLLRGFRAYDLLLQRHPEYRRTTQMLACIVPSRTDVGLYQTYTDEVFELIEAINDEYGEAGWQPIVRFYENNYAQAIAAMKQYDVLMVNPVIDGMNLVAKEGPLVNTRDGVLLLSETAGAYEQLGGLALPLAPADIEGTVRALRDALEMPAEERRRRAAGLRELVAADDILNWLLRQFSDLHALA
- the pyrR gene encoding bifunctional pyr operon transcriptional regulator/uracil phosphoribosyltransferase PyrR; its protein translation is MSGRELMTADDVRRAVVRLSHEIVEEAHGAGGLVLVGLHTRGVPLARRMAGLIDGFENTAVPCGALDVSLHRDDLGRRGVRPALHRSDIPVGIADKDVVLVDDVLYTGRTIRAALDALIDFGRPRRILLAVLVDRGHRELPIRADFVGKNVPTRRDEEVQVLLRETDGRDAVLLLAREGD
- a CDS encoding aspartate carbamoyltransferase catalytic subunit, with translation MARDDLQLVRMNGSAGHGAAALETGGSRDTAAGAPAAVTTAPTVPATGRWRHRHVLDLDDFSRDEIEYVLETTDAMREVLARDVPRVPALRGTTVATLFYEASTRTRASFELAGKVLGADVINVSASGSSVEKGESLVDTVKTLRAIGVNILVMRHKSSGAPYLAAAHTDAAVLNGGDGWHAHPTQALLDLYTMQSRLGSLRGRRVAIVGDIAHSRVARSDIWGLSVMGAEIVLCAPPTLLPAGLGRRVQTEQEEIALPGVTIEPQIERALRGADVVMTLRLQHERMQAGLLPSLREYSRRYGISSERVALAAPHALVMHPGPMNEGVEIAPDVARSLQSVIEEQVTNGVAVRMALLYLIGRGA
- a CDS encoding dihydroorotase codes for the protein MGSLLIRGARLIDPARDIDRVEDVRFVDGRVVAGADGPAERVLDGAGLVLAPGFVDLHCHLREPGQEYKETIRTGLGAAVRGGFTTVCAMPNTEPATDNRSVVEFVLRTARAAGLARVLPIGAVTLGRAGKQLAELAELAEAGCIAFSDDGSPVADAELMRRALEYASGLGLAVINHCEEPSLAKGGVLHEGWVSTRLGLKGQPAAAEEAMVARDCGLAELTGAHVHIAHVSTAGSIVVVAAAKARGVHVTAEVTPHHLTLTDEAALYGPPGSGVPAYDTAARVNPPLRGRADRDACRRALAEGAIDCVATDHAPHALTDKECEFDQAAPGISGLETALPLLLELVQAGELSLSRAIEALTAAPVRALGLDRFVSGLGTLAPGAPADAVLLDPEAEWAVDPREFASLGKNTPFRGRRVRGRVIATIVDGTLVYETAALAAGA